From the genome of Pukyongia salina, one region includes:
- a CDS encoding universal stress protein has product MKNILVPVGSTENGINNLKYAVNFATMSGATVYLINIYKVYSKAGGMTKVTQVAMEDHQAQLDEVLSRVDTQGVEVIAKPIKGDPYEGIARISKQLNIDLIIVSPQSVDIKSEVYLGSITGKLVKQTDIPMLIVPRDYLFRKAENILLAVKRTSFEKQNVLDPLETILKLFSAKLHVLKVKTPDALDEDEGMDLQLKNMMTSYKETENATIYQGVLEHFQSHHPDILCVLRRKRGFFKKLFEKNAVLKKDFYTSKPLLVLCGQQ; this is encoded by the coding sequence ATGAAAAATATTTTAGTCCCGGTGGGTTCTACGGAAAACGGTATTAATAATCTCAAGTATGCTGTAAATTTCGCAACTATGAGTGGTGCGACCGTTTATCTTATTAATATTTATAAGGTCTATTCGAAGGCTGGTGGAATGACGAAAGTAACTCAAGTTGCTATGGAAGACCACCAGGCACAATTAGATGAGGTATTGAGCCGTGTTGATACGCAAGGCGTAGAGGTGATCGCCAAGCCGATCAAGGGAGATCCTTACGAAGGGATTGCTAGAATTTCCAAGCAATTGAATATCGATTTAATTATAGTGTCACCTCAAAGCGTGGATATTAAAAGTGAAGTTTACCTGGGAAGTATTACGGGGAAATTAGTGAAGCAAACAGATATTCCCATGTTAATAGTTCCTCGTGATTATTTGTTCCGCAAGGCAGAAAATATATTATTGGCTGTGAAGCGAACATCTTTTGAAAAGCAAAATGTGCTCGATCCACTTGAAACGATATTAAAGTTATTTTCGGCGAAACTCCATGTATTGAAAGTGAAGACGCCAGATGCGCTAGATGAGGATGAAGGTATGGATTTGCAGTTAAAGAATATGATGACATCTTATAAAGAAACAGAGAATGCAACCATTTATCAAGGAGTGTTGGAGCATTTTCAATCACATCATCCGGATATTTTGTGCGTGTTGAGACGTAAACGGGGATTCTTTAAAAAGCTTTTCGAAAAGAATGCAGTATTAAAAAAAGATTTTTATACCAGTAAACCATTATTGGTTCTTTGCGGACAGCAATAA
- a CDS encoding GNAT family N-acetyltransferase has protein sequence MIRKAIPSEIDSIMSLTRACARKMIAEGILQWNEHYPDRNSFLTDIERSELFVFISEETPIACIVISSHKDEVYNSVKWLTSDIGNYYIHRLAVHPDHQHKGVARKLMDFAETFVRDRKGVSIRLDTFSKNPRNQKFYEARGYQRLDDVYFPKQSKHPFYCYELLISPAIESM, from the coding sequence ATGATACGAAAGGCGATTCCTTCCGAAATTGATTCGATCATGTCCCTCACGAGGGCTTGTGCGAGAAAAATGATTGCTGAAGGTATCTTACAATGGAACGAGCATTATCCGGACAGAAACTCTTTTCTTACCGATATCGAACGCTCAGAATTATTTGTCTTCATTTCCGAAGAAACCCCTATTGCCTGTATTGTCATCTCATCTCATAAAGATGAGGTATACAACTCGGTTAAATGGCTCACCAGCGATATAGGGAACTACTATATTCATCGCCTTGCTGTTCATCCCGATCATCAGCATAAAGGTGTTGCACGAAAGCTGATGGACTTTGCCGAGACTTTCGTAAGGGACAGAAAAGGCGTTTCTATTCGTCTGGACACTTTCAGCAAAAATCCCCGAAACCAAAAGTTTTATGAGGCAAGAGGCTATCAAAGACTGGATGATGTTTATTTCCCGAAACAAAGCAAACATCCTTTTTACTGTTATGAATTGCTTATATCCCCTGCTATCGAATCAATGTAA
- a CDS encoding T9SS type B sorting domain-containing protein, with protein MSRWLLHIFLLAGVLTGHGQDCPNLIEPLAGATNVPVDTSISWEPVVGVTGYIISLGTTPGGTEIVNEQAVGNDTTFVPPLGLPEATQVYVTLTLFFFNQDDIVCNSISFTTEDVTTIPDCTALLSPVNGEINVTVGTLISWAYASRAIGYRISIETSPGLGDIINNQDVGNVLVFDPPANLPPETEIYVQIIPYNENGTALNCPIESFITGSLGEPPGCTMLITPANGQINVALNTIIEWVPVPGATGYIVSVGSSPFDNDVLDMVIFNTTVINVINFEPNKTYFVLIVPFNEAGPAQGCIQESFSTILGCGPFFDPVTGELTTFYPEITLADEIGICADDIPTRIDAPDEADGYRWYQIPENQPEILLSDESYVNLSEAGKYRYEAYNLLTQDGFELECADDKIFMAVLSSVATIDFVRIEEEGDLFNVIIEISGIGDYEFSLNTTNTWSDSNVFSGLPEGDYTIYVRDKNGCGITERQFRLAFPAPGFPPYFSPNGDGIKDLWQYIPPKKDPLPLTTIYVYDRFGKILSYFSADGPGWDGLYNSTPMPLGGYWYKAIAKDGQVYRGYFTLIR; from the coding sequence ATGAGTCGATGGCTTTTACATATTTTTTTACTCGCAGGGGTCTTAACAGGCCATGGACAGGATTGTCCTAATCTTATCGAACCGTTGGCAGGAGCCACCAATGTTCCTGTAGATACAAGCATTAGCTGGGAACCCGTAGTTGGGGTAACCGGATATATCATTTCCCTTGGCACAACTCCCGGGGGGACAGAGATCGTGAATGAACAGGCGGTTGGTAATGATACTACTTTTGTGCCTCCTTTAGGATTACCCGAAGCTACACAGGTTTATGTTACTTTAACCCTTTTTTTCTTTAACCAGGACGATATAGTATGTAATAGTATTTCGTTCACAACTGAAGATGTAACCACCATACCAGACTGTACTGCATTGCTCTCTCCGGTAAATGGCGAGATTAATGTAACTGTAGGGACGCTTATCTCCTGGGCATATGCTTCCAGGGCCATTGGATACAGGATCTCTATCGAAACCTCTCCAGGACTTGGAGATATAATTAATAACCAGGATGTTGGTAATGTTTTAGTTTTCGATCCCCCGGCCAATCTTCCGCCGGAGACCGAAATATATGTACAGATCATCCCATATAACGAAAACGGTACGGCCTTAAACTGCCCTATCGAAAGTTTTATAACAGGGTCATTGGGAGAGCCACCCGGCTGTACCATGTTAATAACCCCTGCCAATGGGCAGATTAATGTTGCCCTCAACACAATCATCGAATGGGTTCCTGTCCCAGGGGCAACCGGATATATTGTAAGTGTGGGATCCTCACCATTTGATAATGATGTCCTCGATATGGTGATCTTCAACACCACGGTGATCAATGTTATTAACTTTGAACCTAATAAGACTTATTTTGTACTTATTGTGCCTTTCAATGAAGCAGGCCCGGCCCAGGGATGTATACAAGAGTCATTTTCCACAATTCTGGGCTGTGGTCCATTTTTCGACCCTGTTACCGGAGAACTCACAACTTTTTATCCTGAAATAACCCTGGCAGACGAAATAGGAATTTGCGCCGATGATATCCCAACACGAATTGATGCACCAGACGAGGCCGACGGTTACCGTTGGTACCAAATACCGGAGAATCAACCCGAAATATTACTTTCGGACGAATCTTACGTGAACCTGTCTGAAGCAGGAAAATATCGATACGAAGCTTACAATTTACTCACCCAGGATGGGTTCGAACTTGAATGTGCAGACGACAAGATATTTATGGCTGTGCTTTCATCGGTGGCAACTATAGATTTTGTCAGGATAGAGGAGGAGGGAGACTTATTTAATGTTATAATTGAGATTAGTGGAATAGGAGATTATGAGTTTTCTTTAAATACGACTAATACTTGGAGCGATAGCAACGTGTTTAGCGGACTCCCTGAGGGCGATTACACTATTTATGTGCGCGACAAGAACGGTTGTGGAATTACTGAACGACAATTTAGGTTGGCATTTCCAGCCCCTGGGTTTCCTCCCTATTTCTCTCCAAACGGAGATGGAATAAAAGATCTATGGCAATATATCCCTCCAAAAAAGGACCCATTACCCCTTACTACGATCTACGTTTACGATAGGTTTGGGAAGATCCTGTCTTATTTCTCTGCCGATGGCCCCGGCTGGGATGGCTTATATAATAGCACACCAATGCCATTAGGGGGATACTGGTATAAGGCCATAGCAAAGGACGGACAAGTATACAGAGGGTATTTTACATTGATTCGATAG
- a CDS encoding MATE family efflux transporter, with protein sequence MKTDISFKRIQQLAIPAILSGIAEPVLSSTDAAVVGNIPEFGTESLAAVGIVGSFLSMLIWILAQSRSAISAIVSQNLGAGKISELENFPAQAIFFNIALSVIVLFSTYFFVEEIFRLLNAEGIILEYSIDYYNIRVWGFPLTLFTFAVFGLFRGLQNTFWPMTIATTGALVNIGLDFALVYGVEGLVHPMGIKGAAWASLISQAIMACMALVFILWKTDVSLRLRFPIHPEINRLVEMSFNLFVRSIALNAALMLAVREATGLGKEYIAAHAIAINIWLFTAFFIDGYGAAGNILGGKLLGEKDYTTLWKLTKRVNTYNLVVAMLLVVLGLVFYRQLGLLFNKDAEVLAIFFGMFFMVLISQPLNALGFTLDAIFKGLGEMRYLRNVLLGATLLGFIPVLYFTRYMGWGLTGIWLAILVWVGYRAVALIIKYRNKYLPLVEK encoded by the coding sequence TTGAAGACAGATATTTCATTCAAACGTATCCAACAGTTGGCTATTCCTGCCATACTTTCAGGAATTGCAGAACCCGTATTGTCCAGCACAGATGCCGCAGTTGTTGGAAATATCCCTGAGTTTGGCACCGAATCTCTAGCGGCCGTTGGTATTGTTGGGTCGTTTCTATCTATGCTTATCTGGATCCTCGCTCAAAGCAGGAGTGCGATCTCAGCCATCGTATCTCAAAATCTGGGTGCCGGTAAAATAAGCGAGCTTGAAAATTTTCCGGCTCAAGCCATTTTCTTTAACATTGCTCTTAGCGTTATAGTTCTATTTTCAACCTATTTTTTTGTGGAGGAAATCTTCAGGCTACTTAATGCCGAAGGAATAATCCTGGAATACAGTATCGACTATTACAATATCAGGGTTTGGGGATTTCCACTTACTTTGTTCACTTTCGCTGTTTTTGGGCTGTTCAGGGGGCTTCAAAATACATTTTGGCCTATGACCATTGCCACAACCGGAGCACTGGTGAATATTGGCCTTGATTTTGCCTTGGTTTATGGTGTTGAAGGCCTCGTTCATCCTATGGGAATAAAAGGTGCTGCCTGGGCCAGCTTAATCTCTCAGGCGATTATGGCCTGCATGGCATTGGTCTTTATTCTTTGGAAAACCGATGTGTCACTGAGGTTGCGCTTTCCTATTCATCCAGAGATCAACAGGCTGGTTGAAATGAGTTTCAATTTGTTTGTTCGCTCCATAGCACTCAATGCTGCTCTTATGCTAGCAGTACGCGAGGCTACCGGCCTGGGCAAGGAGTATATAGCTGCCCATGCAATCGCCATAAACATTTGGTTATTTACCGCCTTTTTTATCGATGGATATGGCGCTGCCGGCAATATACTGGGAGGGAAATTGCTAGGGGAAAAGGACTATACTACCCTTTGGAAACTAACAAAGCGTGTAAATACCTACAACCTCGTGGTGGCCATGTTACTGGTGGTTTTAGGACTTGTATTTTACCGTCAGTTAGGACTCTTATTCAATAAAGACGCCGAGGTTTTAGCTATTTTCTTCGGAATGTTCTTTATGGTGCTTATTAGCCAGCCATTGAACGCTCTTGGGTTCACATTGGACGCAATATTCAAAGGGCTGGGTGAAATGCGATACCTCCGAAATGTCCTTCTGGGCGCAACATTACTGGGTTTTATACCTGTGTTGTATTTTACACGTTATATGGGCTGGGGGCTTACAGGGATTTGGCTCGCTATTCTGGTCTGGGTTGGGTACAGGGCTGTAGCACTTATAATTAAATACAGGAATAAATATCTTCCCTTAGTAGAAAAATAA
- a CDS encoding 6-pyruvoyl trahydropterin synthase family protein — protein sequence MNNIQITKMFTFETGHALYGYDGKCRNVHGHSYKLSVTVIGTPISDKNHVKYGMVIDFGDLKKIVKEEIVDVFDHATVFNKNTPHVELAKELETRGHNVLLVDYQPTSEMMVIDFAGKIKKRLPDSVQLHSLKLQETDTSYAAWYASEN from the coding sequence ATGAATAACATTCAGATAACCAAGATGTTTACATTCGAAACCGGTCATGCCCTATACGGATATGATGGGAAATGCAGAAATGTTCATGGCCACAGCTACAAACTATCAGTGACTGTGATCGGCACCCCTATCAGTGACAAGAATCATGTGAAATATGGAATGGTGATCGATTTTGGCGACTTGAAAAAAATCGTGAAGGAAGAAATAGTCGATGTGTTCGACCACGCAACGGTATTTAATAAAAATACGCCTCATGTAGAATTGGCAAAAGAACTGGAAACAAGAGGACACAATGTTCTCCTTGTTGATTATCAACCTACCAGTGAGATGATGGTTATAGATTTTGCCGGCAAGATCAAGAAACGATTACCCGATTCTGTACAACTTCATTCGTTAAAATTACAGGAAACCGATACCAGTTATGCAGCGTGGTACGCTTCCGAAAACTAA
- a CDS encoding UDP-2,3-diacylglucosamine diphosphatase — MQIPQGKKIYFSSDNHLGAPTADASLPREKKFVRWLDSIKHDAAAIFLLGDLFDFWFEYKTVVPKGFVRVLGKLAELSDSGIPIYFFVGNHDLWMRDYFEKELNIPIFHEPKEFTLNDSVFFIGHGDGKGPGDKGYKRMKKIFTSPFFKWLFRWFHPELGMKLAQYMSVKNKLISGDEDKKFLGEENEWLALYARRKLEEKHYDYFIFGHRHLPMTIKLTENSTYYNLGDWITHFTYGVFDGNNFELKEFKE; from the coding sequence ATGCAGATACCTCAGGGTAAAAAAATCTACTTTTCCAGCGATAATCATTTAGGTGCGCCAACCGCTGATGCTAGTCTCCCAAGAGAGAAAAAATTTGTTCGTTGGCTCGATTCAATCAAACACGACGCTGCGGCCATTTTTCTGTTAGGTGATCTTTTCGATTTTTGGTTTGAATATAAAACGGTAGTCCCAAAAGGTTTTGTGAGAGTATTGGGTAAACTTGCAGAACTAAGCGATAGCGGAATCCCCATCTACTTTTTTGTTGGCAATCACGACCTGTGGATGAGGGATTACTTCGAAAAAGAATTGAACATCCCTATTTTTCACGAACCAAAAGAATTCACACTTAATGATAGTGTTTTCTTTATTGGCCATGGAGATGGTAAAGGCCCGGGAGATAAAGGTTATAAACGTATGAAGAAGATCTTCACCAGTCCTTTTTTCAAATGGCTATTTCGATGGTTTCACCCGGAGTTGGGTATGAAACTGGCCCAGTACATGTCTGTTAAAAACAAACTTATTTCCGGGGATGAGGATAAAAAATTCCTGGGCGAAGAAAACGAATGGCTGGCTCTATACGCCCGTAGAAAACTTGAAGAAAAGCATTACGATTATTTTATTTTCGGGCACAGGCACCTCCCAATGACGATCAAACTTACCGAGAATTCAACCTATTATAATTTAGGCGACTGGATCACTCACTTTACCTACGGTGTTTTCGACGGGAATAACTTCGAGTTAAAGGAGTTTAAAGAATAG
- a CDS encoding peptidoglycan-binding domain-containing protein, translating into MKQIIIFLLIIIVGLIGWGQYKKYKRFSLSEYEYKVPDGLMSKETDKGIMLDYFEAVEAVNGYVITQWSSHGIDVRNPDKDNERTKAAVSEYRKRLANVKYYEELLKSPKVENKDEAISEEEQKNQLIRKQFYLDPERNSLRLGDRNALVFEIQKILIGKGYALENDGLFRTETFNALKSFEEKNGFFPDGKLDVLTLEALLE; encoded by the coding sequence ATGAAACAGATCATTATTTTTCTATTGATTATCATCGTTGGTCTTATAGGCTGGGGGCAGTATAAGAAATACAAGCGATTCTCTTTGAGTGAATACGAATACAAGGTCCCGGACGGTCTTATGTCTAAAGAAACAGATAAAGGAATAATGCTCGATTATTTTGAAGCCGTGGAAGCTGTAAATGGCTATGTGATCACACAGTGGAGTAGCCATGGTATAGATGTTCGGAATCCAGACAAGGACAATGAACGCACTAAAGCAGCCGTATCGGAATATCGGAAAAGGCTAGCCAATGTGAAGTATTATGAAGAACTATTAAAGAGCCCGAAAGTAGAGAACAAGGATGAGGCGATTTCAGAAGAAGAACAAAAAAACCAACTTATACGGAAACAGTTCTATTTAGATCCTGAGAGAAATTCACTTAGGCTGGGAGATAGGAATGCGCTGGTATTTGAAATTCAGAAAATATTGATAGGGAAAGGCTATGCATTGGAAAATGATGGCCTGTTCAGGACCGAAACATTTAACGCTTTAAAGTCGTTTGAAGAAAAAAATGGGTTTTTCCCGGACGGGAAACTGGATGTTCTTACACTGGAGGCCCTGCTGGAATGA
- the recJ gene encoding single-stranded-DNA-specific exonuclease RecJ translates to MRWTLKPKPEPNKVAELSAALQVEPVLATLLLQRGIETFEEARDFFRPDLSKLHDPLLMKDMHKAVERIEKAIANEENILVYGDYDVDGTTSVALVSSFLKSFYPQVSTYIPDRYDEGYGISYKGIDFADDNDFNLIIALDCGIKAIDKVKYASEKNIDFIICDHHRPGEHIPPAVAVLDPKREDCEYPYKELCGCGVGFKLVQALAHRRGLTIDDLFLYLDLVVTAIAADIVPITGENRILAYYGLKVINSNPRPGIKAILQQLNKSSFTITDVVFIIAPRINAAGRMKHGNHAVALLSETNIDLATDYAREIEIFNSDRKDADKQITLEALEQIKELKEEGKKTTVVYNENWHKGVIGIVASRLTETYYRPTLVFTRSGDKLAASARSVKGFDVYNALEECAGLIEQFGGHKYAAGLTLLEKDYDAFKAEFERVVSSTIDPALLTPELRIDSELDFNDITPRFYRILKQFAPFGPGNLNPVFMTAEVKDTGAGRCVGEDKSHLRLVVKQDHSRPVTGIGFGLGEKETIACSGDYFKIAYSINENEWNGNISLQLKIKDIKP, encoded by the coding sequence ATGCGTTGGACCCTAAAACCAAAACCAGAACCAAATAAAGTAGCCGAGCTAAGTGCAGCTCTCCAGGTAGAGCCTGTTTTGGCTACACTCCTCTTGCAAAGAGGTATTGAAACCTTTGAAGAAGCCAGGGATTTTTTCCGTCCCGATCTTTCCAAATTACACGACCCCTTGCTTATGAAGGACATGCACAAGGCGGTTGAACGCATAGAAAAAGCGATCGCAAACGAAGAAAATATATTGGTTTATGGGGATTACGATGTAGACGGAACTACTAGTGTGGCGTTGGTTTCCTCCTTTCTGAAATCGTTCTATCCCCAGGTAAGTACATATATCCCGGACCGCTACGATGAAGGCTATGGGATCTCGTACAAAGGAATCGATTTTGCCGATGATAATGATTTCAATTTAATAATTGCGCTGGATTGCGGGATCAAAGCGATAGATAAGGTTAAATATGCTTCAGAAAAAAATATAGATTTCATTATTTGCGACCACCATCGACCGGGGGAACACATTCCACCAGCTGTTGCAGTGTTGGATCCAAAACGCGAGGATTGTGAATATCCGTATAAAGAATTGTGCGGCTGTGGCGTGGGGTTTAAACTGGTGCAGGCACTTGCGCACAGGCGAGGACTAACCATAGATGATCTGTTCTTATACCTGGACCTGGTGGTAACCGCTATTGCTGCCGATATTGTCCCGATCACCGGAGAGAACAGAATCCTTGCCTATTACGGACTAAAGGTGATCAACTCGAATCCCAGGCCGGGCATTAAAGCAATTCTTCAACAACTGAACAAATCATCTTTTACCATCACCGATGTGGTCTTTATAATCGCCCCCAGGATAAATGCGGCCGGGCGAATGAAACACGGAAATCATGCCGTTGCTTTGTTATCTGAAACCAACATTGATTTGGCAACAGATTACGCCCGCGAGATCGAGATCTTCAATTCAGACAGGAAAGATGCCGATAAACAAATTACATTAGAGGCTCTCGAGCAGATTAAAGAATTGAAGGAGGAAGGAAAAAAGACCACAGTGGTCTACAATGAGAACTGGCATAAGGGAGTGATAGGAATTGTAGCCTCCCGTTTGACCGAAACCTATTATCGGCCAACTCTTGTATTTACACGTAGTGGTGATAAGCTTGCAGCATCTGCCCGATCTGTAAAGGGTTTCGATGTTTATAATGCACTGGAAGAATGTGCTGGGCTCATCGAGCAATTTGGCGGACATAAATATGCTGCAGGACTTACCTTGCTGGAAAAAGATTACGATGCATTTAAAGCAGAATTTGAACGGGTTGTTTCCAGCACTATCGATCCAGCTTTGTTAACGCCGGAATTAAGGATAGACTCTGAGCTCGATTTTAATGATATTACTCCCAGATTTTACAGGATCCTCAAGCAATTTGCGCCATTCGGACCGGGGAATTTAAATCCGGTGTTCATGACGGCGGAAGTAAAAGACACAGGAGCAGGAAGGTGTGTGGGAGAAGACAAGTCGCATTTGCGGCTGGTTGTAAAACAGGATCATAGCAGACCAGTAACCGGGATAGGTTTTGGCTTGGGAGAGAAAGAAACTATTGCCTGTTCGGGAGATTATTTTAAAATAGCCTATTCCATAAACGAGAACGAGTGGAATGGGAACATCAGCCTTCAATTAAAAATAAAGGATATAAAACCCTGA
- a CDS encoding carboxymuconolactone decarboxylase family protein, whose amino-acid sequence MPLVPPLSPDHDAETKQLAEFFNETLGFCPNSVLTMQHRPAISKAFINLNKAVMANEGRVTSALKRMIAWVSSNATGCRYCQAHAIRAAERYGAEQEQLDNIWEYRTHPAFSDAERAALDFSLAASMVPNAVNEEIKQRLYEYWNEGEIVEMLGVIALFGYLNRWNDSMGTSIEEGAVESGEQYLGKHGWNKGKHL is encoded by the coding sequence ATGCCATTAGTACCCCCTCTTTCCCCCGATCACGACGCAGAAACTAAGCAACTAGCCGAATTTTTCAATGAGACGCTTGGGTTTTGCCCTAACAGCGTGCTTACCATGCAACACAGGCCTGCCATCAGTAAGGCATTCATCAATCTAAACAAGGCTGTAATGGCTAATGAAGGAAGGGTGACCTCGGCTCTTAAACGCATGATCGCTTGGGTGAGTAGTAATGCAACAGGTTGCCGATACTGCCAGGCACACGCTATCAGGGCCGCCGAACGATATGGAGCCGAACAGGAACAACTGGATAATATTTGGGAATATCGCACCCATCCTGCTTTCTCCGATGCAGAGCGGGCAGCTTTGGATTTCTCCCTGGCGGCCTCCATGGTCCCCAATGCGGTAAATGAAGAGATCAAACAACGCCTATACGAGTATTGGAATGAAGGTGAGATCGTAGAAATGCTGGGGGTGATCGCATTATTTGGTTACCTCAACCGCTGGAATGATTCCATGGGCACTTCCATCGAAGAGGGAGCCGTAGAAAGCGGAGAGCAATACCTTGGAAAACACGGCTGGAACAAAGGTAAACACCTTTAA
- a CDS encoding uracil-DNA glycosylase family protein: MKDLLSQIRQCTVCAEHLPLGPRPIIEASENSKIIIVGQAPGTKVHQSGVPWDDQSGRKLREWLGVEEADFYNVDLFGIVPMGFCYPGKGKTGDLPPRKECAETWHEKVFRSFKDVELILLIGTYAQQYFFPKDAKNLTEKVKNYEDFLPKYWPLPHPSPVNRFWRSKNPWFEENIIPKLQKRIEEIL; this comes from the coding sequence ATGAAGGACCTGCTCTCCCAAATAAGACAATGTACTGTTTGTGCTGAACATCTACCATTAGGCCCAAGACCCATTATTGAAGCCTCGGAAAATTCGAAGATCATTATTGTGGGCCAGGCGCCAGGAACTAAAGTTCACCAAAGCGGAGTTCCCTGGGACGATCAGAGCGGGAGAAAATTACGGGAATGGCTGGGAGTGGAGGAGGCCGATTTCTATAATGTGGATCTCTTCGGAATTGTACCTATGGGGTTTTGCTATCCGGGAAAAGGTAAGACGGGAGATTTGCCCCCCAGGAAAGAGTGCGCCGAAACCTGGCATGAAAAGGTCTTCCGATCGTTCAAGGATGTGGAATTGATACTTTTAATAGGGACCTATGCTCAGCAGTATTTTTTCCCTAAAGACGCGAAAAATCTTACCGAAAAAGTGAAGAATTACGAGGATTTCCTTCCAAAGTACTGGCCGCTGCCACACCCTTCACCAGTAAATAGGTTTTGGCGATCAAAAAACCCTTGGTTTGAAGAGAATATAATTCCGAAGCTGCAAAAAAGAATAGAAGAAATTCTCTGA
- the rsmI gene encoding 16S rRNA (cytidine(1402)-2'-O)-methyltransferase, translating to MGKLYLVPTPIGNLKDITLRAIEVLQQADLILAEDTRTSGKLLKHYEIGTPMQSHHMHNEHKTVDAIVARINSGENIALISDAGTPAISDPGFLLTRACVENGIEVDCLPGATAFVPALVNSGLPNDRFVFEGFLPVKKGRQSRLQLLAEESRTIIFYESPHKLLKTLTQLSEFFGENRRISVSRELSKMHEETVRGSITEVLAHFEAKPVKGEIVIVVEGKK from the coding sequence ATGGGAAAACTCTATCTAGTTCCCACCCCAATTGGAAATCTGAAAGACATTACCCTTCGCGCTATTGAAGTGTTACAGCAGGCAGATCTTATCCTTGCAGAGGACACCCGAACAAGCGGCAAACTTTTAAAACATTACGAGATCGGTACCCCAATGCAGTCGCATCATATGCACAATGAGCATAAAACGGTGGATGCGATCGTAGCCAGGATCAACTCTGGCGAAAACATCGCACTGATAAGCGATGCGGGTACGCCGGCCATTAGCGATCCAGGATTCCTGCTCACCAGAGCTTGTGTGGAGAACGGGATAGAGGTAGATTGTTTGCCGGGCGCCACAGCCTTCGTGCCTGCGCTGGTGAATAGTGGCCTTCCTAATGACAGGTTCGTGTTTGAAGGTTTTTTACCCGTAAAAAAAGGCAGGCAGTCTCGGCTACAGCTACTGGCAGAAGAATCCCGCACCATTATCTTTTACGAATCCCCACATAAATTATTAAAGACCCTAACCCAGTTATCGGAGTTTTTTGGAGAGAACAGAAGGATTTCGGTTTCGCGTGAACTTAGTAAGATGCATGAAGAAACGGTGAGGGGATCGATTACGGAAGTTCTTGCTCATTTTGAGGCGAAGCCGGTAAAGGGAGAGATCGTAATTGTAGTTGAAGGTAAAAAATGA
- a CDS encoding thymidine kinase encodes MFLENTVNQKEQFGWIEVICGSMFSGKTEELIRRLKRAKFARQRVEIFKPAVDQRYDEDKVISHDSNEIRSTPVPAAANIPILADGCDVVGIDEAQFFDDEIVKVCNDLANSGVRVIVAGLDMDYKGNPFGPMPNLMATAEYVTKVHAVCPRTGNLAHYSFRKGNSDELVLLGETDEYEPLSRAAYYKAVLREKVKKMDVKDPIELPSKKQA; translated from the coding sequence ATGTTTCTCGAAAATACCGTAAATCAGAAAGAGCAGTTTGGCTGGATCGAAGTGATCTGCGGGTCTATGTTTTCGGGTAAGACAGAGGAACTCATCCGAAGATTAAAAAGAGCCAAGTTTGCACGTCAACGTGTCGAGATCTTCAAACCTGCAGTAGATCAACGCTACGACGAGGATAAGGTGATCTCTCATGATAGTAATGAAATTAGATCGACGCCGGTACCTGCTGCTGCTAATATCCCTATTCTCGCCGACGGCTGTGATGTAGTGGGTATAGATGAGGCACAATTCTTCGATGACGAAATTGTAAAAGTTTGTAACGATCTTGCCAATAGCGGCGTTCGTGTGATCGTGGCAGGGTTGGATATGGATTATAAAGGGAACCCCTTCGGGCCTATGCCAAATCTCATGGCGACGGCCGAATATGTAACCAAAGTGCACGCCGTTTGTCCGCGAACAGGAAACCTCGCCCATTACAGCTTCAGAAAGGGAAATAGTGACGAGCTGGTGTTACTGGGAGAGACCGACGAATACGAACCTTTAAGCCGTGCGGCCTATTACAAAGCTGTCCTGAGGGAAAAAGTAAAGAAAATGGATGTGAAGGATCCCATCGAATTACCTTCAAAAAAGCAAGCATAG